DNA from Roseomonas gilardii subsp. gilardii:
CGGTCCAGGAACTCGCCCAGCGCCAGCTCCTCCGCCAGTTCCGCGATGCGCCGGCCGGCGCGCGGCACGTCGTAGAGATGGGCATAGACCTGCAGGTTCTCCCGCACCGTCAGCCGGTGCGGCAGGGCGACATAGGGGGAGGAGAAATTCATCCGCGCCAGGGCCGCAAAGCGGTCCCCGGCCATGTCGCGGCCCAGCACCCGGACCCGCCCGGCGCTGGGCAGCAGCAGGCCCAGCAGCATGGCGATGGTGGTGCTCTTCCCGGCGCCATTGCCGCCGAGCAGGCCCCAGGTGGCACCGCGCGGCATGGCGAAGCTCAGCGCATCCACCGCCAGGGCCTCCCCATAGCGCTTGGTGAGCTGGTCGGCGGCGATGGCGTGTTCCATGCCCCTGGATATGCGCCTTCCGCCGCCGCCGTCAGCCCCGCCGGTGCTGGATGGCACGGCCCTGGAAGAGCCGGATGCCCATCTTCCAGCCCCAGGCGATGGCCGCGGCGCCGTCGCAGCCCGCCAGCACCAGTTCCGTCCGCCGGTCCTCCAGCACCGGCCGCAGCATCGAGGGGGCGGCGGGCAGTTCCGGCGAGAAGGGGATGCGCAGGGTGGCGATGCCGAGTCGCGCCGGGCGCAGGGCGGCGAGCAGGCCGGGCTCCGGCACCTCCAGCGCCAGGCGGTAGCCACGGGCCAGCAGGAAGCGGCGCAGCAGCGGCACCTCGCCCGGGGCGGCCAGCACCTCCAGCGCCGGGAGGCCGAGGGTCAGCAGGGGCTTCAGCGCCGGGGGGAGGGCCGCGTCCAGGCGCAGGAAGGCCGGGCCGGACAGGGTCGCGAGGGAAAGCGGCAGGTGCAGCGGCCGCGGACTGCCCTGCCAGTCGCGGCGCGACAACAGGGTCGCCAGCAGCCGGGCGGAAAGCAGGTCGTCCAGATGCGCCGCCAAGGCCGGGCTGGCCGAGGCGTCGCGGCCGCCCAGCAGGCGCTCGGAAACGCTGGCTGCGATCGGGCGCACATCCTCGCGCACCGGTTCCAGACGGCCTTCCTCCGGGATCAGGCGGCAGACGGATTGCCGGGCATGCAGCGGCCAGACATCCGCATGGCGCAGCGCCCGTTCCGCCTCCGCCAGCCCCGCCGGGTCCAGCGGCCGGGCCGCGGCGGGCGGGGCGTGGGGCTGGCGCAGGCCCAGGCTTTCCTCCAGCGCGGCGAGGACGCTCACCGCCTCCTGCGGCAGCCGCATGGTGCGCAGGACCTGCCCCAGCATCGCCTCGGGCAGGGCGCCTTCCAGCGCGGAACGGGTGGTCTCGGCGATGCCGGGTCCGGGGCCAGGCGGCGCCACCACCGCGAGGTCGCCGTTCGGCAGGTGGAAGCGGCGGCCGCGCGGGCCCACCGGAGGCGTCGCGGCCTCCCGCAGCAGGCGGCGGTGATGCGGGCGGTCCAGCCCCGGCGGCAGGGTGGACAGGCGCAGCCAGACCACGTCCCGCGCGGAATCGCTGGCCGTACAGTGATGCACCAGCGCGGCGAGGTCGCGGGCGGTGCCGGCCTTGCCACCCTGCGGTACGCCCCGGAGGCCGATGGGTGGGGCGGTTCCGGCGAGGGCGGCCGCCGGTGGAGCGGGGGTGCGCGGTTCCGGCGTGGCGAGGGACAGGCTCACGGCGCTTCCTCCTGCGGGATCAGGCGTTGCGGGGCGGCGCAGCCGGAACGCGCGCGGGGCGACAGGCCGGCGGCACTGGCGGCGCAGGTGGCGGTGCTGCACTCCTGCCGGAAGGCACAGTCCCGGCGCCGCACCACGGCCAGGAGGCGGGCGGGCTGGGCCCCGGTGAAGCGGCCGATGCCGCGGGACAGGCCCCAGGCCAGGGCGGCCTCGTCCTCCACCTCGTCCAGCACCAGCCGTCCGGGATCGAGGGCCGCGATGCTGTCCGCCGGCAGCGCGGCCAGGCCCGGCGTCCAGCGCAGGTGCAGCGCCGCGCCCGGCAGGCTGCCCGCGTCGCAGAGCGCCAGGGAGGCGGCCTCCAGCCCCGAAAGGGCGAAGGGCAGGCCGGGCGGCGGAGCGGCCAGCACGGCCAGGGGCAGGACCGGCAGGAGCGGCAGATCCCCGGCCCAGCCCGGGAGGGCGCCGAGATCGGCGGGCCGCATGTCCAGGTGCAGCGGCACCGTCAGCGGGGCGCCGAGCAGGGCGGCCTGCTGCCCGGGCTCCGACAGGGCCTGGAAGCCGCGCCGCATCGCATCCTCCGCCATATGGGCCAGCAGATGCGGGGGGAGGCCCTGCCCGAGGCGCAGCAACCCGGGGCGGGAGGGCCTGAGGCGCAGCCCGGCGAGTCGCGGCATGCCACCCGGGGCGAGGCCGACGATGGGCAGGCGCTCCAGCACATCCTCCAGAGGGGGCTGCGGCATCTGTTCCGGGGCGGGCATGGCCATGGTGGCGGCCAGCGGGACCGATCCGGGCGGGGCGACGGCCGGAGGCGGCTCGGGGAAGGAGGAGGGCGCCAGCGGGCGGGCCCCCGGCGGGCAGTCCGGCCGGCGGGACAGGCCTTCGGCGCCCAGCACGCGCCAGAGGCCGGGCATCAGCCGGTCGAGCGCGGCGGGCGCCGCGCCGAGGAGCAACTCGCCGCCGGGGAGCTCCCGCAACGATCCGCCTTCCGTGGCGGCCTCGGCCAGCAGCACCCGGCCCAGCCGCCGGTGCAGCGGAGTCCGGGGGTCAGGACAAGCCATTCCGGGGTGGCCGTCGCCCCGCCGGGGCGCATCGCGGAGGGGAGGGGAAAAGGCTGCATCGCCCCCGCAACTTGCGGCCGATGCGCTTAACGCAATCCTTACGCGGCGGGAGCAGC
Protein-coding regions in this window:
- a CDS encoding ABC transporter ATP-binding protein; translation: MEHAIAADQLTKRYGEALAVDALSFAMPRGATWGLLGGNGAGKSTTIAMLLGLLLPSAGRVRVLGRDMAGDRFAALARMNFSSPYVALPHRLTVRENLQVYAHLYDVPRAGRRIAELAEELALGEFLDRPAGQLSAGQKTRAALAKSLINRPELLLLDEPTASLDPDTADWVRTRLESYRAESGCAILLASHNMAEVERLCAHVLMLRRGRLVDQGSPEELLQRYGREDLEQVFLDIARGTAREAA